The following DNA comes from Drosophila ananassae strain 14024-0371.13 chromosome 4 unlocalized genomic scaffold, ASM1763931v2 tig00000078, whole genome shotgun sequence.
AAACTCAAGTTTTTTGATAATCTATATGAAAGGATGAGCACTTTGTTAAAGAATGAAGAGTTAACTATTATAGCTGGCGATTATAATGTTGCACCGGATGAAATTGATGTCTTTGATTCAAACTTATTGAATGGCCAAGTGTGCTTTCATATAAGAGAACGTGAGAAGTTAAGAGCGATCTTGAATCTTGGGTTTAAAGATGCGTTTAGAATATCTCACCCAAATTTGCAACAATTCACTTGGTGGCATTATCAAGGCAATTCACTCAGAAATAATCAAGGAATGCGAATAGATTATATGCTGTTATCACCACAAGCTGTAGATAAATTGGAAACATGCTACATAGATGATAGATTGCGTAAGCTAGAAAATCCGTCTGACCATACTCCTGTTGTATGTGCTATAGAATAATAGCAGATCTCTTACACAATTCACTTTTAGCAAACCTGAGTAGTCTTACCTTTGCTGCTCTGTGGTTCTTCCCTTCGTTTGTTTTCCTTTCCTGTCCAAGATTGATCGCGCTGCTCACTCTTTTCGTTTTCCCTGTTGTTTCTCTGGGAAATTTGCTCAGGAACAGGTTGTTGTTCactcttttcttttccttGGGAAATTTGTTCAGAAACAGAAATGGGTTGCTCACTCCCTTTAGCCTTCTCGACTGGGGttcctaaaattttattgatgCCATCGCTAATTTCATTACCCCAttcttttctttccttttcaTCCCGTGAATGAGGGTTATACAAAGTACCTTTTTTGTCATTTGAAAAAAGAACCTCCACTCCTCCTTTTATGGCAAATATTGTGCCGATAGCAGTAAGAACTACTCCGAGTGTAGTAGGACCAAAAATTAACATTGGAATAGTGGAAAGAAGGACAGGAAAAAAGATCTTGCTTAAGAACGTTGTTACCATCTCTTCATCACTGAGTGGTGGTTCATCctcttcttttttatctttaccTAAGAATggtattttttctttcatcCCATCCATAAAGGAGCCAGAAATATTTTTCGGGTCTATTTTGATCCCTCCAattagcagcagcagcatttcCAATACAAACTTTATGGATGAATCTTTAGCTTCTGTACCGCGTATATCAGCTACACAGTCATCTActacttcttttattttaccATTCTTGAGATTCTCCTCATTAGCTAATTTTTTCTCTCTAATTTTCTCAAATACGGAAAGTAAAAACTGAGAAAAATTCTCTTCACTGAGTGGTTCTACATCTTCTAGCTTGACATTATTGAATATAATTTGATTCTGACTTAGCATGAAAGCGAGTACTGCCTCGTCATCTTCCTTTAATTCTTTAGGTTGTACTTTGTTTTTTAGCAATTGTATAAAGGCATCATGGATTACCTGATGTTCctctttttcaaaaattttctcATCTTCGTTAGTTACCTGAGTAGGTAACTTTGGAGGTTTTGAACTTTTTACTTGTGGGCCTGTCATGGCTGACCTATTTGCATTTGCTATGTTCTATTCTAACATATTTTTCGTATTAGTTCAAATGATTTATACTCCTAGAATTCACGATGTTTAAGTCATAATTAAGGGAATTTAGACCCCAGTTGTCGCCAACTTTTATTTCTACTTCAAGTGGTACAGAAATTTCTATTGCATTTTCCATTATATCTTTCATAAGTTTTGCTGTTTCTTGTACCTTTTCGTCTTCTACTTCAACCAGTAGTTCATCGTGAACCTGGAGGATTATTTTACCTACTTTTAATTGGTCAAAAAGCTGAATCGTCGCACGTTTTATTATATCAGCGGCGGTGCCTTGCAGTGGTGCGTTTATTGCTGCCCTTTCTGCAAATTGTCTTACATAAGGAATTG
Coding sequences within:
- the LOC123257982 gene encoding uncharacterized protein LOC123257982 — encoded protein: MTGPQVKSSKPPKLPTQVTNEDEKIFEKEEHQVIHDAFIQLLKNKVQPKELKEDDEAVLAFMLSQNQIIFNNVKLEDVEPLSEENFSQFLLSVFEKIREKKLANEENLKNGKIKEVVDDCVADIRGTEAKDSSIKFVLEMLLLLIGGIKIDPKNISGSFMDGMKEKIPFLGKDKKEEDEPPLSDEEMVTTFLSKIFFPVLLSTIPMLIFGPTTLGVVLTAIGTIFAIKGGVEVLFSNDKKGTLYNPHSRDEKERKEWGNEISDGINKILGTPVEKAKGSEQPISVSEQISQGKEKSEQQPVPEQISQRNNRENEKSEQRDQSWTGKENKRREEPQSSKAHTTGVWSDGFSSLRNLSSM